The following nucleotide sequence is from Pochonia chlamydosporia 170 chromosome 4, whole genome shotgun sequence.
TGACGTTGCATTCCTGCGCTCTCCCACTCGCTAGCATCGAATCCGGcagaaaagaagatggctgcCTTGGGCACTTGGTTTGTGGCACGACGTTTGGCTGCTTCGTTTTGCAGATACTTCCGCGTCTTCTCTAACAAAACAGTATATGTGGTTTCGTACAGAGTCCAGAACTCCTGTTCCGTCTTCCACGACTGCAGGTGAACATTCCAGATGGACTGCCCATGTGCATTATCTATGCACAAACTCGCATTTTTCACcttctcttcatcacccATCTCACAGGGATAGGAATTAATATCATGTAAACTGAAGTAGCCTATTGACGTCCGCTTCCAGGGTGCATGGCTCTTGTTTGCAGTATTGGCCCGGGAGTTATGTTGCCAGGTAATCGCTTGTGAGCCGTCACCATGATGAAGGTCAAAGTCGATTATAGCTGCGTGTGTAAGGCCATGCTGAAGTGCGCCATACATGATACCCACATGAACATTGTTTACCCAGCAGAAACCAGAAGGATGAGAAGCCGAACAATGGTGACCGGGAGGTCTTACGCCAACGAATGCCTTACGAGGGCCAGGGCCAAAAACGGTATCAACCGCCTCACACACTGCGCCCAAGGCGCCTTGCATGGCGTCGAGAGATTCCTCGCACAAATACAAATCACCTTCATGGAGCTTTTGCGGCGCATTGTGGTCTGGCCCTCTGGGAATATCCGGTCGCTGAAGTTCCTTTCCTCCCATGGCCAATATGGATTCCGCCGAATCACACATGAGTTTCAGTTCTTCCATCCACTTAGTGCCATGAACATTAGTGACAGCGGGGGACAAAAGAGACAACCGTCTAGTCGTCTTGTGAATACGGAACGGAATGCTTGCAATATCGGCGATATTTCTCTTGGGGTGAATAGGCAGGTCTCCCTGACAGTGTCGCCCGCCCAATCGCACGTATGCTGTTGATATACCAAGCACAGCGGCTTTGATACGTTCGGGTCGCTCCACAATCGTGCTCAGCGCATTCCGAGAGGTTCGAGGGCGGGAGAATCTATGCCCATAAACTGCGTCATTCAGAATGATAACCGTATCTGTCGGCAACGTTGTAGCAGCGCCATGGTGCGCCGCAAGCTCAGCAGCGAAGTAATTGCTCGCAATACTTTTGGCCGTCACCGGAGGTTTCTCCTCAGGGGCAGTTTTGGTAACTGGCGATGTTGACATTAGCTGCGACGAACTCGACCGCCTGGCCAAAGGTCTTCCGGGAGCAGTGCCATTGGCAGAGTGCAGCGAGTTCATGGAGGCTTTGCGAAGCAGAGGTGGTGTCCCAGCGTGGGAGGCTCTTCTAGATCCAGGGCCATTAGAAGGGCTACGAGATGGCGTTCGAGGACGAGCCGACGTTGAGGATACTGAGGATGATCTTCGAGGTACAGGTTTGGCAGGCGTCCcggaagctgctgctctttGGTTCGGGATTGGTTTTAATGTTTTTGGCTCGTTGGTCAAAGAAAGCTGGCTTAACGACTGTGTTAAACCAGAGTTATCTTCGTTTGCTGTGTTAGCTGCAGGTGACGTTGGCCCTTGTCGTGGGGACAATGACCCATGCATGAAGGACGACATTCTGAGTTGAATAGATGATGCATGGGAGAGCCAGCGTAAAAGTGCACGGCAACAAAACAAAGGAGTCGAGGTTTCGCCCAATGCGTCCACGATAGTTGCAGAACACAGGGAAATTGAATGATAGAACGAGGGGTCGGTGTTAGGGACGGCGGTCGATGTGAATGTGATGTTTGTTTTTATTAAGTTCATGGGTTGGGCTAATTGCGACCCCGAATCCCAGTGAAATGCCTGGTCAACGCTCCAtgaccatggccatgtcctTGTCAGCTGTTGGGGAGCGCGTCTGCCACTCTGCCACTCTGCTTCTGGCATCCAGCAGCTGCCAGAAGCGCGACAGGAAAGTGGGGTCACGTGTAAGAGTGACGTAtttttgtgttttttttGTAGCTTTGGTGTGCACACCAGATAAACAAAATACGTTGTCTGGCGCATTTAATCCAATCAATCGAATTGTGCAATCACGAATGGGAAAGAACCGCATCGGAACATTCGAAAATGTTTGATGCGCATCGTGGTCCATCCGTCCTGCAGGTTTGTGAACATATGGGGCCTGACTGTTGAGCCGTTGCATGTTAGTCCATCCAACATTGCCTGTCTTCAGCCACAAGACCCTGattctcatctccaaaatGTCGCCGCCAGACACTTGACTGCTAATAAAGTTACACTTAGCCTAGCCGTTGGTCCTCAGATCCGGATGCTTGTTGgctcatcaattgattggTCTGGGACCACAAACGAAGGCGAACATTGGCTGTCGCGTTGGTGACTCTCCACCCGGAATGCCATTCCGGCCTGATTGTTTCAAACCGAAAGCCAATAAATAAAGCCATCAAATAGGCATCGCTATGTCATTGCACAGCTCAATCAAACGGTTGATGCCGCCATTCAAATCATGGGCTTTCGACAACAGaccaaaaccaacaaacgTCCTATCTTGTGTCATCCAATACTCCAACAGCTCAGAACCTCACCTTGAGCACGAGTCAAAACATTACCCTGAAAACATACCATCAATGAACCAGACGCAGGTTTGACGAAATGTGTTCCGATTCTATGTCTTCTCTATCCAAGTCTATGTTTTAACTGTCTGCTGTCAAATCCACATTCACTCGTTTCAGTGCTTCCACTGCCCATTCCGGATAGTCTGTCTTGCTATCGTACAGATTCGCAAAAAACTGCCGAATGTATGCTGGAAACCTGTCCTCAATAATAGCTTGTCGCACTTCCCTCATCAAATTTAACTGATACCAAACATTGTGGATAGTCAGAAGATGCGCTGAGACGGTCTCTTTGGACGTATTGTGGTGCACATATGCCCTGGTTATACCCATCCCCCCTTCGCCCTGTCTGCAGCACATGCATTCGCAATCAGGCTCTATCGGTCCAAAGTCATTCGCATACTTTGCATTGCGAATGTTCAAGACGCCATGCTTTGTGACGGCGTTTCCAAATCGGGCTGTTCGAGTTGGCCAAACACAGTCAAACATGTCAGCTCCAAGAGCCACGCTGACAACCAAATCCTCGGGGTATCCAATTCCCATGACATATCTGGGTTTCAAGTCCGGCAATAGAGCAGTACATGTCTCGACGACACGACAATAATCAGCCTTTGCCTCTCCGCCGCTCAACCCTCCGATGGCAATACCCGGCGTATTTCGAGCCAACATCTCCTTACAGCACTCTTTTCGCATCTCTAGATCCAGACCGCCTTGTATGATGCAAAATAAATTCTGTTTGTCGGGTTTCTTGTGCGCTGCTATGCATCTATCCAACCAACGAACACTACGTTCCATTGCCTCGCGCATGCGAGCCTTATCTGGAGAAGTGGTAACTAACACATCGTCGAGTTGCATAATTATATCGCTCCCTATGCTGTTTTGCAGGGATATTGAGTGTTCTGGCGTGAGAAGCATGGGAGAGCCATCGTGAGGGCTCAAAAACCGTACACCTTCCTCGGTTATCTTGGCCAACTTCAGCAAACTAACCATCTGGAAACTGAAGCGGCGTTAGCAACATCGTCATTACGAGTAGTCGTATCACTACACATACCCTCCGCTGTCTGTTAAAATGTTATGATTCCAGCCCTGGAACTTGTGTGCTCCACCGATAGCATCAAGGACCTCTTGACCGGGTTTCAGTCCCAAGTGGTATGTGTTGTTTAGACATAGTCTACACCCAGTATCTTCCAACTGTTGGGGGGTAATGCCTTTAAGTGAGGCCTGTGTAGCTACCGGCATAAACATGGGGAGCTGAACAGGGCCATGGGGCAGTGTCATATTAGAGGCTCGAGCCCGGGTTGTCTGTTGGCGGATATCAGTGTATTGCTCTTTGAAGGCTTAGCATCGGGATCAGCAAATTTCGTCTTCAAGGAAATACCTACCGAGCAGCGAGCCAGCAACTCAAAGTTCAGGGCAGGAGACGAGGAAATATTGGCAGCCATTTTTGCAACGACCCTCATTCTCTCATGCCCAGAAATTTTGCACTGCGATGACCTTCCTCACGCTTTCTGGAGGTCTCGTGAGAAAGTCACAGATATTTCAGTCTGATGTCTAGGTTAGCACTTTGAGAGTGACTTTGTAGGGGACTTTTAGTGGGTCTCGCGGAGCCTCAGCGCCTGGACAGGGGGACATGGAGTGGAaacggacatggagcacTCAGTCGGATTGGCCGGCTCATCACCGGCTCAATTCCACCAGACCTGGGAGAGCTGTCTTTGGCTCCAGGAATTTTCCATGTCTAGCAACACGTCCATTCGAACTTCGAAGCAAGTCGACATCAAGGCATTGAGCCTCCCCAACAATCGAAACATTCACGATGGGGGGTCGTGCTGTATCGCCCGGAGGGGCCTTATTGAGAACATCTAGAATGTTCTCAGTACCAAAGCCCCTTCCTGAGCCTCCCTCAACCAACCTTCACATCGGTGACCATAAGTCAGCAACGATGACAAGACAATACCCCCAACACCAGTCAATCACGACGCCCCTTTCATCGCGAGAAAAGGGCGATTGGGGTTACAAGCGGCCATTCCCCTTGAAGTCTACGATGACTACGTCCACGCCTCTGATTCGAGTCAAGAATATCGATTCTGTCGAAAACGTCACCGACTTCGCGTCGGCTGCAGACCATTCCCTGTCTTTGGAGAAGTTCCAGGAGCTCCATGTTGCCATGTCGGTACCACGAGTGAAGGGTGCTGCAGGAGAGACGAGAGCCGCATCTATGTGGCCCAAGTCCGTCTTCGAAGAGGATCATGACTCTACCGACCCTCAAGGTCGACAGAGCGACGAGCAACGATGGAAATTCAAAGGGCCATGGCTAGCTAGGATGGGCGAAGGCGACTTTTCCCGATACCTGAGTAAGACGGTTCACCCAAAACGCGCCCAGTTTCGAGCACTTCTGAAGCGCAAGCTCGCCGAGGATATCACCACAAGTCAGAAGAAGGCGGCCATGGAAAAAGGTACACCGGCACCTCCCAAGGTGGAACCGCGCGACATTACAGAAGCACACTTTTCAGAGTATTTGCGAACTTTGCGCCATGATCGGGCTACACTCTATAGTTTGGTTTCCAAGTTCCTGGATTTGGCGCCACTAGCTGCACCTATTGGGGTCACGGGCATTTTCGCGCCGCCCACGAAATCCGAAAGTCCCTATGGCAAGTCGGGCCCGCCGCCCAGCCATCCATCCGCAGGCATTAGCTACTTGCGAACCAATTCTTACATGGAGAACCATCCAGTCTATGGACCTCAGGCCCGACGCTCACCTGCCTTGGCGAGAGTGGTGTACCCACGAGCCGGCTACAAACCGGCCAAACTTGGTGTCGGCGGCTTCGTCGCCGATGTTCCTATCGGTGACAATGAGTTTAACATTCGTTTCGGCCGAGGCAGAACCCAAGCCAACAAGATGCTCAACGGCATCGCTCATCTCGACACTACCACATATGGTGGCGCTAAGGCGTATATTGAGCCTCAAACCGCGACTGTAGACCCCAGCGGAAAAGTTCATTTGCAGCTTCGCGAAACGCACCCCGAGGCTCAAGTCATTGCTAAAGAGAGCAAGGGCCTGTCGCGCATTTATGACGATAGTGAGACGAAGGCAAAGCAGGCAACCCCAAGCCGAGGAAAAAAGGGCCAAGCCCGACGGATGGAGAGAATTGCGGATGAGATGTTGAGTGAATCTCCACAGACTCAGAGCTGAGCAAAGAGTGTTGGGAGACTGGCTGGCGTGTAAACACAGCACATGTGATTTTGAGATGTATATTTGACACTGAGCGCCGGGTTTTCCATGCACCCTAAACCTTGTACAATTAGAACGCTACTAGAGCTAAATAAAAGATCCCACAAACTAAAATAATATTGTCTATATTGTTGCCCTGAACGCGGCAGTCAAGTGTGTTGTTGCATCACGCTAGCTTCCTGTCACTGTTGGTGCTACTATGCCTTGCCATGATTGGCTGCAGCCTCCTTGATGGGTCCTGCGTTCTGGTGCTTCAAATTTTGCTTACATAACAACTcgtctcttcttcatcacgTGAACCCTCACGCACACAGTTTTGCGAAGCCCTAATCCACCTGTGAGccccaccaaccaaccaaaccaccaaatTTCAGTTGGTAACTTGGAGGATTTTGTCCAGCCGGCTCTTCTACAACCCACGCCAAACGACCATACCAGTCAGTCCAATACCGCCAAAATGGGTCGCGTTCGTACCAAGACCGTGAAGAAGTCCGCCAAGGTCATCATTGAGCGGTACTACCCCAAGCTGACTCTCGACTTCGAGACCAACAAGCGCATCTGTGATGAGATTGCTGTCATTGCTTCCAAGCGCCTCCGCAACAAGGTCAGCATAACTTGTCATCTTCCACGACCGAGGAGCCCGATTTTGGACCTTTGGAAATTGGAAGACCAGCCACGGCTGGTATTTTGCGAAGTCGAAACAACACCAATGCTAACTAGCGAATGAATAGATTGCCGGCTACACCACCCACTTGATGAAGCGTATTCAGCGTGGACCCGTCCGTGGTATCTCCTTCAAGCTTCAGGAAGAGGAGCGTGAGCGAAAGGATCAGTACGTTCCCGAGGTCTCTGCTCTGGACTACACCCAGTCCGAGTCTGGCCAGCTCGAGATCGACTCCGAGACCAAGGACCTCCTCAAGCACCTTGGCGTATGTTTCTCTTCCCACTGCCTGCGCATTGTATTTCCATTAGATCTAACAAATTATGCTTAGTTCGACTCCATCCCCGTCAACGTCACCCAGGTCACTCAGAACAACCCCAACGAGCGTGGTCCTCGACGATTCGGCGACCGTCCTCGCCGCGACTAAATGGGTTCAAAAAGTTATTCATGATTGTGGGAAATTGGGTTTCTGGGCATTTGGCATGGTTTTTGCGTCTTGGCGTCTAAGGACGGTAGTGAGTGCATAGATCTCAAAAGAAAGATCTTCAATCCCCACAAGGTGTCGCTGAATCtctggacatggacgtcTGGGGAGGATGCTTGATCGCCAAGACTTCGGtctctctcttctctgcGTGATCTGTGGGTGTTGTTTTAATCATGACAGTAGCATATGCATGGGCTGTTGTCAACCTTGCCACTTGGCCTTATTCGTTGCTCGGTCTGGCAAATGTCACGAATCCATTTCGTAGTTCGTGGGGGGTATCAAAGTCGATCTATTGGCCCAGCTATCCTACAATCAATTATCAACACCAGTGTAAACGCCATCCATCTGGGCACCCATCATGCAATCTCGTAACGTAGAGTACACTCGTAGAATTTAAAGTCTTATCCCAGAGACACTTCAAGTTCGTGGCTTGGGTCTACTTGGCAGGTCAAACTTGTGACCCTCGACGAGCAAGTGATCATCAGGAGCTTGCGTAGAGATGTCCTCTTCCTTCGGAGCTCTggtctccttctccttgagcgtaaccttgaccttgtcgaCGCTACTCCCGACGCCGCGATCGCCCCTCTCAAGAGCGAGTGCTTTGGCATCCTCTGCGGCTTGTCGTtgctcctccagcttcagctccCCTAGTTGGCGGGCAGTCCGGTCTTCCTCTGTCTCTGTCGATTTATCCTCGCTCAAGAGATCGATCTGTATATCCGGAATGCCCGCTCTCTCCCATGCAGCGGTCTCATTCAGCTGAACCTTGATGAAGAGTGCTCTCTGGGCACATGCGGGAGAACACCATTTCTCGATATCTTTGCGCTTCACAATATCGCCACTGCTCGTGAGCTTCCACTCCCCTCCTGGGCCTATCTGCCGTCGGGGTTTTGCGCACAAAGTGTACCCGCATAGTTCGTTTACATTCCGCTCTTCTATGAGCTCGTCGTAGTCTGAGGGTTGGAACAAGCGAACATGTGTTTTGAAGCCGGAGACGTCGCTTGGCGCGGGGTTCGAGGCTGAGTGCGCGGTCGTTCTTACCAGAGGATATTCTGAAAGAAGCACTACACTGTCGAGAATCTCGGCCTGGAGTTCCTTGCGGTGCTGTAAAAGTTTGGCGTGGGCCATGGCGATCTCCCTTGCTTCTTTCTCGGAGCGTGCGGCTGCTCCGGCTTCTGACACTGAGCTCTTGAGGATGCTTTTCAGCTGGTTCTGCTTCTCTTCGatgatgtccatgttgagACGAGGAGCGGGAGCTTTGCCCCCGGGTAAAGCTGTGGTTTTATAGATTCACGACGTTGAGTGTCACAGAGGAGAATCGATGTCCTATGAATCACAAACGAAGTTTCCTGTCTGTAGCAAACGGGATCGATATGTGAGGTGGTTCAGAGTTGTGACTGTGATACCCCACAAATAAAAAAGTTGTCGGTCTTGTTTGTTCACGCACAGCTTGGTCAGTGGCGTTACTCCAACTCTAACTGCAACGCCAAATCGGTATTGGCGCATCCAGACCCGACCGATGTGCAGCAAGTTGGCAAGACCCCGAAATGGTCTCTGGGATCTGGGTTTGTGTCATTCTTCAGGACAGCAAGATTCAAGATTCACTGCGCATTAGGACCTGAGATTCAGCTGCCCCCTCAAACGCTAAAAAATGTCATTGATGGCTGACCCTACATCAAGTAATGCTCCCCATTGGTGTGCATTTCCTTGCTCCCTTGAAGAATTTTATGCGCCTGATATATAAATGTGACTGATGTGGTCGTCACTTCCTTTTTTAGAGTCAGTTGGGCTCAGGGTCGCACCTGCCTCGCACGCTGCAGTCAACATTGCCGAGTAGCAACATCGAAGCTGGTCAAATTCCCACGATGCAAATGTTCAAGAAGTCATGGTCAGACGCTCCATGCCTCACAATTCCTCTCCTTACTCCGTGCAGCTGGTTCCTTCTCCAAGTCAGCCCCCTGTCCCTGGCACAAGCCTTTCAGCATCTAACAACTTTGAGACGAGTCGAAGCTTGGGATGGCTGCCATCTTAGCTCCAAACTGCGCCGCCTGCACGACAACGCACAttcaacaccagaccagagacgacgacgacgagtcGCAAGGGTCTGAGCTGGTTGCCTGGACTCACAGTAAACTTGCCTTGCTGTGGCTCTTACACTGGTTCCCCCACTCCACCATCTTTTGCTGTGGACCAAGTTGGACCACCAACTGAGAAGTCTCATTGAATCATCCATTCTCAAAGCTCCAGTCGAAGACGAGCAAAGTGAGGGTCCCCCGCTGACGTCGACACCCGCCCGCCCCAGAACCACTCAAGTGCTCCAACAAAAGCTGTCGTGGATCGGCTGGTTACAACCCTCCGGGACACTGCGCAACTTGACGCCTCAGCCTCTTCTGCTCCGCCTGCGTCCATTTGCCCATTTGCCTCCTCCCAGGTGCGCGTCATATTTCTTGCACTTCATAGTGATCCGCCACCATTCACACCCAATCTTACAATACCATCATCCGGAGCTCCGCGCTCGTCACATCGATTGCTCTGAAGGAGTTGAACGACACCGCCTTCTCTGTCCGTGCTTGGGCTTTGCAGGAGTTCCCTAGCTATCATCCCCGCTTCTTCCAAGCTGACGAAAGCCCTCTTCCAAACTCTCCGCATCCTCTCATCGCGTCTCTGCCCCACACTCGACGACAAGAATTCATTGTATATTGAATAACGACCTCAACTAGCCACGGCAGACGTGTCACAGGGCCGTCTGTGTCGCGGGATATATCCTACACCGCCATGCCCGCACCCTTCCGTGTCAAAGCTCTCTACGAGTACTCCTCGCCCCACGAAGATGACCTCAACTTTGGGGCCGGCCAAATCATCACTGtcaatgatgaggaggatgacgattGGTACGGCGGCGATTACAttgacgacaatggcgtgAAGAAGGAAGGCATATTCCCTCGTAACTTCGTTGAAAAGTTCGAGCCTACTGCCCCGCCCCGGCCGACAAGATCGCGAGCCAAGAAGGAGCCGGAAGCTCATCCACCAGAAGAAGTTGCTGCGCCGGCACCGCCTCCGCCTGCGCCAGTTGATGAGCCTGAGCCGGAAGCCGAGGTCGAAAAGGCAGAAGAACAtgaacctgaacctgaacctgCTCCGGCCGAGCGCCCTGTCCCGATTGTTCCAGTACCAATACAAACCAAGGCCCCGGAACCATCATCTCCCGTGGCGGCTACATCACCACCGGCGGCTGCTCCCCGGCAAGCTGATGCCCCAGCCGCGAAGTCCAAGCCAGGTCCGCCTCCAGTTTCCGAAAAACCCTCGAGTAACTCGTTCAAGGACCGAATCGCGGCCTTCAATAAACCCGCAGCGCCACCCGTTGCTCCGTTTAAACCCAGCGGTTTAGGCGCGGGTGGTGGCTCATCCGGATTCGTGAAAAAGCCTTTCGTTGCGCCTCCTCCCAGTCGCAATGCATATGTGCCGCCTCCGCGAGAAAAGCCGAGTACAAACATTTATCGCCGCGAGGAGGATCCCGAAATCAAAGAAAGGGAGGCCGAAGTCCAAGGTCAAGCCGAGAAAGCCGGTTTAGTTCCTGGCGAGCATCCTCAAGAAGGTGGCGAAGAGGACCAACCAAAGCCTACCAGCTTGAAAGAGCGTATCGCTTTGCTACAGAAGCAACAACTGGAACAGGCTCAGCGTCATGCTGATGCCGCAGCCAGGAAAgagaagccgaagaagccggcaaagaagaagccagAAGCTGCCCCAGCCCCTTCTGCCGAAGGAGATGTAGAGGGCGACAAAGGTCCCGAAGAAGGACCTTTGTCACCTTCTTTGGAAAGGGTTGAAACCGAAGAGTCCCAGGCTAGAACCTCGACAGATGATGCTCAAGCCCGGGCACCTCCGCCAAGGCGAAGGGCATCTAAAGGTCCTGCGGTCAGTGAGTCGCATGACGGCAACGAAGCCGATATGTCCGGCGCTGGTGACACCACAGAGGGACAAGATGATACGACTGAGCGTGAAGATAATGAAGAGATCTCACGACACATATCGCGTGTTCCAACGACATCTACTACTGCTACAGCTGGTCCCCACGGCGGTAAGGAAGAAGGGAAtgcggaagaagaagaagaagaggaggacgaggaggaggaagaaggggaagacgaagaagacgtcGATCCTGAAGTAAAGCGAAAAGAGGAACTCAGGGCCCGAATGGCAAAGATGAGCGGCGGCATGGGCTTCCATGGCATGTTTGGGGCTCCTATGCCTCCAATGGCCAAAGCTCCACCCAAAAAGAAGTCAGCTAAACCAGCCGAACCGTCTGGAGCCGGTGACGATGGCCAGGAAACAGCCTCTCGCGCAGCACCCCCAGTCCCGACGCCGATGGCTCTGCCTGGTATGGGCAGTGCTCTTGCTTCTGGTCGGAGCCATcaggaggaggaagaagcagaagaggaagatgaggacgctgatggtgatgaagccaCTCCAGTTCCATCAAGGACGGTACCTCCTCCAATTCCTGCAAGAGAA
It contains:
- a CDS encoding queuine tRNA-ribosyltransferase (similar to Aspergillus terreus NIH2624 XP_001209412.1), with protein sequence MAANISSSPALNFELLARCSVEQYTDIRQQTTRARASNMTLPHGPVQLPMFMPVATQASLKGITPQQLEDTGCRLCLNNTYHLGLKPGQEVLDAIGGAHKFQGWNHNILTDSGGFQMVSLLKLAKITEEGVRFLSPHDGSPMLLTPEHSISLQNSIGSDIIMQLDDVLVTTSPDKARMREAMERSVRWLDRCIAAHKKPDKQNLFCIIQGGLDLEMRKECCKEMLARNTPGIAIGGLSGGEAKADYCRVVETCTALLPDLKPRYVMGIGYPEDLVVSVALGADMFDCVWPTRTARFGNAVTKHGVLNIRNAKYANDFGPIEPDCECMCCRQGEGGMGITRAYVHHNTSKETVSAHLLTIHNVWYQLNLMREVRQAIIEDRFPAYIRQFFANLYDSKTDYPEWAVEALKRVNVDLTADS
- a CDS encoding mitochondrial ribosomal protein subunit domain-containing protein, yielding MTRQYPQHQSITTPLSSREKGDWGYKRPFPLKSTMTTSTPLIRVKNIDSVENVTDFASAADHSLSLEKFQELHVAMSVPRVKGAAGETRAASMWPKSVFEEDHDSTDPQGRQSDEQRWKFKGPWLARMGEGDFSRYLSKTVHPKRAQFRALLKRKLAEDITTSQKKAAMEKGTPAPPKVEPRDITEAHFSEYLRTLRHDRATLYSLVSKFLDLAPLAAPIGVTGIFAPPTKSESPYGKSGPPPSHPSAGISYLRTNSYMENHPVYGPQARRSPALARVVYPRAGYKPAKLGVGGFVADVPIGDNEFNIRFGRGRTQANKMLNGIAHLDTTTYGGAKAYIEPQTATVDPSGKVHLQLRETHPEAQVIAKESKGLSRIYDDSETKAKQATPSRGKKGQARRMERIADEMLSESPQTQS
- a CDS encoding 40S ribosomal protein S17 (similar to Metarhizium acridum CQMa 102 XP_007815951.1), which encodes MGRVRTKTVKKSAKVIIERYYPKLTLDFETNKRICDEIAVIASKRLRNKIAGYTTHLMKRIQRGPVRGISFKLQEEERERKDQYVPEVSALDYTQSESGQLEIDSETKDLLKHLGFDSIPVNVTQVTQNNPNERGPRRFGDRPRRD